AAAATCAGTCTGCATACCACCGGGTGCTACTACCTTCACTTTGATCCCGAACCGGGCCAGCTCGGAAGCCAGGCCTTCAGAGAATCCGTCAACGCCGAACTTGGCTGCATTGTAAATAGAGCAGGTTGGATACCCCAATAATCCGAAAGAGGATGTTATATTGATGAAAGTCCCGCTTCCTCTTTCCCTGAAGCCGGGGAGAAATGCTCTCGTAATATTTATGACACCGAACAGGTTGGTTTGCATCTGCGCCTGGATCTGCTCATCGCTAAATGCTTCCAGCGGCCCAATCAAACCGTATCCTGCATTGTTCAATACCACATCAACTGACCGGGTTGCGAGAATGTCTCCTGCGGTTTTTCTAATTTGTGCGGCATCTGTTACATCGAGCGGCAATACGGTTACGTTGGCGAGTGCGGTCAGCTCAGTTTCCTTAGCCGGGTTTCGCATGGTCGCAATTACGTTCCAGTCCTTGCTTTGAAACAGTCCGGCGGCAGCCTTTCCCAGTCCGGATGAAGCTCCTGTAATGAAAATTGTCTTTTGCATATCAACTTTGTTTTAATTGTACTATGCAAAAGTCCGTACTTCTTCACTCCCTGTATTAATCAAAATGGCGGAAACATTAGCCTGAATGACATTCAAGCTATGATAGTTCTTCTCTATACTCCAGGATATCGGCGGGCTGGCAATCCAGCACCTTGCAAATAGCATCAAGTGTACTGAAACGTATGGCTTTCGCTTTACCGGTTTTAAGGATCGAAAGATTGGACAATGTTAAGCCGACCTTCTCTGAAAGTTCATTCAGCGACATTTTCCGTTTAGCCATCATGACATCAAGATTTACGATAATCGGCATGCCCTATATTGTTAATTCGTTCTCTGATTGAATTTCAATTCCCCTTTTAAAGATCTGTACGATTATAAATAATACAACCGCCATAAACAACCACACGTCAGCCCCGCCTAATCGCAGGTATAACGTATCGGGCATGCTGACCCCCTGCTCAACCATCCACCGGGTGTACTTAACACCATACCAGGAGAACAAACCGATCACTAACGTCACATATGATAGCTGAAAAATAAAGATCCGCACTTTCTTGTTGAAAGGCTGGGACATATCCAGGTCCTTTTTATGCAGGATCCTGATGATCAGAAAAAATAACCAGGCCTTCATTACCGCAACAATGCTCATGATCAAGGTCACCGCAAAAAAATGCCCGTGGTCGTAAGCAAATAGTGCCGACAGATCAATTTGCTGCCAAAGACGCGTAACGACAGCCGGGTTAGCAATTGCAAAAATGGCGTTCGCAATAAAGCCGCCAGCTTCTATGCACAGACCTGCGAATATTATCCATGAAAGGATAAGCAATACATTCAATGTCTGCCTGCTGGTAATTTTGATTTCCATGTGGCTCAGTTTTAAAGTTGAAGTAAAAATAGTAAATATTTATTGATAAACAATAAAAATAGATCAATAATTGATAAACGCATGATGACGGTCGCTATCCTGCAAAACCGTTTAATCCGCATAGCCCGGCGAGAAGATGCAGTGATACTTCCAGGAGACGATAAGCGGCCTGCCGTTGCGTGTATTTTTAAATCGACTATATTTACACCTGCTGAAGGATTCAGGGCTGAACTTTCCTTACCTTTTTTATCTAAACGCTTTTAAATTATTGTCAATCACGCCGGGAAATAGTGAGTTGGATCTGCTTTTGCAGATGAGCAAAGGTGATGAACAAGCTTTTACGCAATTGTTTGAGTATCACAAGGACAATATTTATTACTATGCTCTCGCCGTTACCAGGTCCGAATTCCTCGCCGAAGAGATCACCCAGAACGTATTCATTAAAATCTGGCAGCACCGGCTAACCCTTCCTACTGTAGATTCTTTTCCCGCATGGATGAAAACCGTAGCCAGGAACGAAGCCTACAACTATCTCAAGCGGCTCGCCATGGAAAAGGTAATTGTTAACCGGATAGCGGAAAATATACAGGATGGCGATGATTCCACCTCAGCAACCCTGGAATGGAAGGAGTTTCACGCGCTCGTTGCAAAAGCGATCGCGCAATTGCCGGAGCAGCAGCGCGCCGTTTATAAACTGTCCCGCGGCCAGGACATGAGTTATCAGCAGATCGCCAATGCACTCGGGATTTCCATCAATACCGTAAAATATCACATGAAGCAGGCCCTGCAAGGTATCCGTATTTACCTGGACGCACACCTGCTGACCCTGGCCATTACCATTTATTGCATGTAGCCCTCCGGGATATATATACTGAAATTCAGCTGGATAGGATTGACAAATAAACATATGTAAGATCCGCGATTTTTTTTTTGATTCGGCCTACCCGCAGGGGAAGGCCAATTGTCTTTTTAATATAGGGGGGAATTTTATGACACCAGCACATCTGCACATTTTATGGGACAAATATGTCGCCAACGCCTGCACTCCGGAAGAGGAGAATGAGCTTATGCTGTGGCTCAGTGATCCTGCCAACGAAGAAGAGGCCAAGATGCTCCTCACTGCGTTGTACGAGCAGGTAAGCACCCGCGAAGTACCAGCGGCTCCGCTGCAACCTGCGGCAGTATTGCAGGCGATCCGCGCCGGCCGGGAGCCCGTTGTTCGCCGGATTCCTTTCCTTCGCCGCTGGGGCTGGGCTGCAGCCATTGCGGCCGTGCTCGTTTCCCTGGGCGGATATTTCCTCCTGAGCACACCTGCCGGGAACTCCACAGATCTGGCTTCCGCTGATTCCGTCAATATTATGCCTGCCCGGGGTGTGACAATGCTCACCCTTGCAGATGGCACCCAGGTTCCGCTTGACAGCTTCCATAATGGTATGGTGGCGCAGCAGAACGGCACAAGCGTTGTGCTGTCCAACGGACAGCTCCGCTACGAGGAAGGCGCCGAAGGGCAGCAGGCCAACAGTTTCAATACGATCACTACACCCAAAGGCCAGCAGTTTCAGATCGCTTTGCCCGACGGATCTGCAGTGTGGCTGAATGCAGGCAGCTCCATCCGCTTCCCGACCGTATTTTCCGGCAATGAGCGCCGGGTGGCAGTTACCGGCGAAGCGTACTTCGAGATCCGCCAGGATGCGCAACATCCCTTCATTGCCACGCTCAGGAACGGGGATGAAGTGGTGGTGCTGGGCACAAAATTCAACATCAATGCTTACGATAACGAATCGCATGTGTACACGACGCTGCTGGAAGGCTCCGTGCGCGTGCAGGCAGGCAACGACCGGAAGGTATTGCAACCGGGGCAGCAAGCGCGATCCGGAAGCGGAGACCTGAAAGTGCTGAACGTGGACGCGGAAAAAGCACTGGCATGGAAGGACGGGGCGTTCGATTTTGAGGATGTACCCCTCGCAGAAGCCATGCGCCAGATCGAGCGCTGGTACGACATCGATGTGGTGATCGAAGACGGCGTTCCGGTAGATGCACCGTTCTATGGACAGGTAAGCCGCAAAATGAGCCTGAACAATCTCATCCGGCTGTTCGAAAAAACGGACCTGACATTCAGGATCGAAAATGGAAATAAACTGATCATCTCTAAATAGCAGGCCACTTCAGATACGGGCGTAAGAGAATATGCCCGGATTCTTCGCATGTAAAATGCAAAAAAAACCGGAAGTGTTGAGACCACTCCCGGATGTTACAGCTGATTTTTTTAGCGATTTCGACCACTAATTATTTATCAACCAAACTTGATGCAAGTTATGCAAAAAACCGCTTCGGAGTACGGTTTGGGGAAGCTATGGCCACGACGGCAGCCTGTCCCAAACCGGCGATTAACCAAAATCATATTAGTGATGAAGCTATCAGTAGTCCTGCTACTAGCCGCGCTTTTCCAGGTAAGGGCAGCAGTTGTCGCGCAAAACGTCACGTTCAACGGACAGAAAGTTACCATCAGGAAGGTATTACGGGATGTGCAACGGCAAACCGGTTACTTCGTTTTCTTCAGCTCAAAAAACATCGTTCAGGTCGCAGAAACGCGCGAAGTGTCGATACAGGCGAAAGACATGCCGCTGCATGATTTCCTGGACAAGCTGCTCCAGGGGCAGGGAATGAACTTCGGGATCAGCGACAACACCATCAATATCACGCCGGCCAAACTCCGGCAGCCCGCCGCGCAAAACGCTGATGCGCCCAGCCTGGCGATATCCGGGCGGGTGACAGATATGGAGGGCAATCCTCTTGACGGCGTTTCTGTTTCTATCATGGGCAAACCCTCCGGCCAAATGGCCGACAGGCAGGGCCGTTTTAAAATGGACAACCTGCAGGACGGGGACCTGGTGGTATTTTCGTCGGTAGGTTATTCACCCGCCGGTATCAGGATGCGCGGAACAACACCGGTTTTCGAACAAATGTCGGTGCAGGTAAACGGGCGGCCGGAAGAAACGGAAGGCAACGGCAAAAGCAGTTTTGCTGTCAATTCCGACGGGACCATTACCGTGAGGCTGGCCCGTCTGATCCAGAATATCGAGACGGTAGTTGTTACCGGGATGTTCCAGCGTTCTGTCAAAAATTTCACCGGCGCGTCCAAAACCATCTCGGGCGCAGAGGCGAAGAAAGTGAGCGCCAATAATATATTTGCGGCGATCTCCGCGCTGGACCCGTCTTTCCGCATCGTTCCAAATAATGTGATGGGCGGCAGCATCAACCAGTTGCCCGAGATCCAGATGCGTGGCCAGAACTCGTTCCCGAACCTGAGCGGCGAGCTTTCCAACAACCCGAATGCGCCGCTCTTCATTCTCGATGGATTCGAAGTGAGCCTCCAGCGTATCGTAGACCTCGATATGAACCTGATCAACAGCATCACCCTGCTGAAAGATGCTTCCGCAACGGCGATCTACGGTTCCCGCGGTGCCAACGGTGTGATGGTGGTTACTACCATCACGCCCAAACCGGGAAAGATCCAGGTTACCTTCAATAACGACTTCCGCTTTACCACACCCGACCTTTCCGTGTACAACCTTCTGAACGCGCAAGAGAAGCTCGATTTCGAGAAACGGGCGGGTGTTTATACTTCCGAAAGCGCACAAACGCAACATGCAAGAGACGTGCTGTACAACGAGCGGTACAAGGCCACGAAAAGCGGCGTCAATACCGACTGGCTGTCTATCCCCGTACAGAATGGCTACAGCAACCGCAGCTCGCTGTACCTGCAGGGCGGCGACCAATCGATCCGCTACGGTATTCAGGTAATGGCAGACCTGCAGAACGGCGTCATGAAAGGCCAGGACCGGAGGAATTACTCCGGCCAGTTCGACCTGAGTTACCTCATGAAAAAGGTGCAATTCAAAAATTCCATCCGCCTGTTCCAGAACAAGGCCAATGAATCGCCTTACGGCGAATTCAGCGAGTACGTGCGGCTGAACCCTTACTGGGCGCCTTATGATGAAAAAGGGAATCCCCAAAAGCTGCTGGAAGATGTGCTGATCCACCGGCTGAACAATACCTACAGCAGGATACCCAGCCCCCTGTACGATGCCAGCCTCAATTCGGTGAACAGTTCCGAATATTTCGGGATATCCAACAACTTCCAGGTGCGTTATACGCCAGCATCGAATTTCTATATCGAGTCCAGCTTCAGCCTCAACAAACAGAGCGCCGGGGCCGACCAGTTTTTCAGTGCCCAGGATAGCCGCTTCGATGCCATTACTGATCTGAACCAGAAAGGCTCGTACACTGTCCGAGATGAGGATAGTCATAGTTACGAAAGTCTTACCACAGCCAACTATAATCTTACTACGGACAAGCATCAGCTGTTCTCCACTCTGGGCTTCAATTTTTCCAGTTCTACCAACAAGTACTATTCCATGGTCACCCAGGGCTTCCCGTATGACCGGCTCGATAACCTGCTGTTTGCCGCGCAATACGAAGCCAACGGCCGGCCCGCGGGCGATGAAAGCACTGTGCGGCGGCTGGGTGTAGTGTTCAGCGGCAGCTACAGTTACGATAACCGCTTTTTGCTGGACGTCTCCGCACGCCGCGACGGTTCTTCCCAATACGGGGCCGACAAGCGGTACGGCACATTCTGGTCTACAGGCGTGGGCTGGAATCTGCATAATGAAGACTGGTTCAGTACCAGCGATGTCGTGAACAGGTTGAAAGTGCGCGCCAGCTACGGTACCACCGGCTCGCTGAACATACCGGCGTACAGCGCCAGGTCGAGATACAGCTTTGGTGTGGGCACCAGCTACTATGGCGAGCTGGGCGCCACGCTCATCGGGCTCGGCAACGATTTCCTGAGCTGGCAGAACGTGTACAAGGCCAACGTGGGGTTTGATGCGGTGCTGTTCGGGGATCGGCTCGACCTCCGGGTGGACCTCTACAGGGAAAACACGAAAAATGCCCTGACGCAGATCACGCTTGCTCCGTCGACCGGCTTTTCCAGCTTCAGTGAAAACCTGGGCGAGATCGAGAACACCGGCATCGAGTTTTCCGCACGCATGAAACTGATAGAAGACAGATCGAAAGGACTGCTGTGGTCGGTGAATGTGAACGGGTTTTCGAACAGGAACATCCTGAAGAAACTCTCCAACAAACTGAAGGCGTCCAATGACAAGCTGAACGCCGGCAACGAAGCGCAACTGGTGCCGAATGTACTGTTCGAGGAAGGACAGTCCATCAATGCCATTTATGTGGTCCCTTCGCTTGGTGTGGACCCCGCTACAGGTTCCGAAGTGTTCCTGAAACGGAACGGGGAAAAGACTTATCAATGGGATGCGGCTGATAAAGTGGCTTACGGCGTGAGCATTCCGAAATGGAACGGCAACTTCGGCACGAACCTGCTTTACAAAGGCTTCGAGATGAACCTGATCTTCAACTATCAGTTCGACGGGCAATTGTACAACCAGACGCTGATTGACCGGGTGGAATCCGTGGACCCCAGCTGGAATGTGGACAGGCGGGCGTACGACCTCGGTTGGTCCGGCCCGGGTGATCACAGCAAATACACCCGGATCGGGGTATCTACCGTACCGACTAAACTTACCTCACGTTTTGTGCAGGATGATAATAATCTGACGCTGACATCCGCATCGTTCGGCTATAATTTTTACCGGAGCGCTTTCATCAGGCGGCTCGGGTTCAGGAGCCTGCAGGTTACGGCCATTACGAACGATCTTTTCCGGCTGAGCTCGATCGAGATCGAGCGGGGCACCAGCAACCCCTTTTCCCGGACGTATTCGCTTTCCTTAAGAGTTGGTTTATAAAATGAATGACATGCGAAATCTATTCAGATATATCTCTTTTATGTTGCTTGCCGCCGCACTTGCGAGCTGCAACAAATACCTGGACGTTGCGCCCAAATCCACTTTGTCGGAGGAGGAATTGTTCCTGTCGGAAGTCGGATTCCAGCAAGCGCTCACGGGCGTGTATTCCCAGCTCGCCAGCCGGGCACTGTACGGCGATAACCTCACTATGGGCTTTATGTCGGCGCTGGCGCAGAACTATTCCGTTTCCGGTGCGGGTGCGCCTTTCCTCGAAACGCGTGCGTTGAATTATGCATCGGGAGAAGTGATCGGGTACACCAATGCAATCTGGAGCGCCGCCTATTCTGCTATTGCCGGCGCCAACAAGGTGATTTTGAATACGGAATCGAAGCGGAATGTGCTCAGTGACGCCGGTTACGCCACGATACGGGCCGAGGCCCTGGGCCTGAGGGCCCTGCTGCATTTCGACATGCTTCGGATATTCGGCCAGGAATATACCGCCGGTGCCGGGAAGAAGGCCGTGCCATACAAAAAGACGGTGGACCAGAATCCCGTGGTGCCTTCCGTTACGGAAGAAGTGGTGAGCCTGGCGCTGCAGGACCTGGCCGAAGCGCAGGACCTGCTGAAAGACTACGATCCGATATTGACCGGTGCTGTGAACAGGCGCATCAAAATGAATTACTACGCACTGAAAGCACTGGAAGCCCGCATCCGGCTGTACGCGGGAGATATGCAAAGTGCTTTCAATGCCGCGGAGGAAGTGGTGAGCCCTGCAGTATTTCCTCTCATTACCTTCTCCCGTGCTTCGGCAGCCCCGGCTTTCCGGGACCGGTTGTACCTTACCGAGCAGGTCTTCTGCATCCGTGTGCGCGATATGCTGAACTGGGTCAATAACGAGTATTTCCGGTTCTACGGAAACGCCAACATGCGCCTCACCCGCTCCAACAGCAACTTCCAGACGCTTTACGAAACATCCACCGGCGGCGGCACAGACTTCCGGTACTTGTACCGCATCGAGCAGGACGGCGGATCGCCCTTTCCCTCGAAGTACTGGCAAACCTACACCGCTTCCAATACACTGGATTCCAACCGGCTCGACCAATATGTGCCGGCTATCCGGTTGTCCGAAATGTACTATATCATGGCGGAATCCGCGGCTACCCCCGCGGAGGGCGCTGCTTACCTGAACGTGGTCAGGAAAGGCAGGGGCATTGCCGAACTGGCGCCCGGTTCCATCACAGCTGCCGCATTGCAAAACGAGATCACCAAGGAATACCAGAAAGAATTTTATGCCGAAGGACAGCTGTTCTTCTACTACAAACGCAGGAAAATAGCCAGGATGCAGTTCATGAACACCAACGTTGCGCTGAGCAAATACGTGCTGCCTATCCCCGATTCGGAACTGGAATTCAATCCCAATTACAATTAAAAAAACAAGCATGAGATACTTTATCATAGCATGCCTCGCAGCGTTCTGCTGTTCGTGCCAGAAGGATGGGCTGATCGATTACAGCGGGGGCGACGGTATTGCGTTCTACGTGGGCGAATATGAGATCGACAGCGTAAGCTACTCGTTCGCTTTCTCTCCTGCCCCCATCGACAAGGATACCATCTACCTGAAGATGCGCGTGGTGGGCGGAGCGACAGACTATCCCAGGACCATCGCGGTGAAAGCCGGGCCAGGTACTACGGCGCGCCCGGATGTGGACTTCATCCTCCCGCAACACACGCTCCCCGCCGGCGCCCTGACGGTGGACTATCCCGTTATCGTAATGAATACGCCAGAAATGGCGGACAACGAGTTCAGGCTTGTGGCCGAGGTGACCGAAAGCAAGGACTTCAGCCCGGGAGCCGTGGGACAGGAAATAGGCGGCAGCTACAACCTGTCGAAAATACTGGTGAAGATCACCAACAAGCTCGTGGAACCCACCTACTGGCCCGATGTGGAAAGCGCGTTCGGACCATTCAGCGCGGCGAAGTTCAGGTTTATGATCCAGGTAACGGGGTTCACCGATTTTTCATACGAGGCGCTGGGCACCAGCGGCATTTACAACCTGCCCGTCCGTTTGCGGAACGCGTTGCAGGAATACGAAGCCGCCAATGGCCCGCTGATAGACGAAAATGGTAACCACGTAACATTTTAACTGAAAAACGGCAGACATGTTAAGACACATTTTTTTATGCATAGGTTTCGTCATGCTATTCACCGCCTGCCAGAAAGACAAGCAGGATTATCGGTTTGAAAAGCAGAACACGGTATCCGTCAAAACCGCGGATTCAATCTTTACCGTAACCCAGTTCGAAACCTTGAAGGTGGAAACGATATTGACGGAATCCGTTCCTTCCCAGGACAGCTATTCCTATCAATGGAAAGCCTGGCAGGTAGGAGGCGATACCGTTATCCTCTCCCGTGACAAGGACCTGGACATAAATATCATACTCCAGCCGGGCAGGTACGAACTGGAATATAAAGTGACCAATAACCGAACAGGCATCGCTTCCTTTATGATTTACCGGCTGACGGTAAATGGTGGTTTCTACGAAGGATGGCTGGTTTCCAACAGCAAGAACGGTAAAGCCCAGCTGTCGTTTATCCGGGAAGACGGCGAACTGTTCCTGAACCCCGCCGAGCTTATCAATAATACTACCTATCCCGGCAAGGCACTTGGAGCTTTCGCGGCAATTGACCCCTACGGCAGTATGGCACTGATCAATTTCTTTACCGACCAGGGCGTTTATCGTTTCAATGCCAACGATCTCGTACAGAATGGTATTACGACCGATATTTTCCCCGAAGGCAAGCAGTTCTCTTCCCTACCCTGTTATGCGATCAGTAAAGCAGCGATCGACCAGTATATCATCGCCGATGGAGGACTCCATGCGGGGCTTGGACCTCTATTCTTTCCCGCGGAGGTATTGAAGCCCTTTTCAGACCGTTTCCCCGGCGATTACACGCTGTTCCCTGCCATCATCACTTCTTCCCAGACGGCTACATTATTTTACGACAACAAGCACAAACGCTTCATGCAGGCAAGCTACCTGGATCGCGAACTCACGGTCGCATCCGGGAGCGATGCAGCGGCTTTCAATATGGGGAACGTTGGCATGACTATGCTGGCCTCCGATTACGGCGTGAGGGGCGCCTACAGCGACGAGTATTACTTCGTCATGCAAGGTGCCGACGGCCGGTATATCCTGTCCTTGTCCAGCACTACGCCCGGTATGAACCAAAAGATCGGGAACAGTCCGGATATTGAACAGGCCACTTCGTTTACCACGTCCAGCGTGGCCAAACACCTGTATTACGCCGCAAACAACAAGATCTACCTGTACGATATGCTTGCAAACAGTTCCAGGCCGGTATTCTCGTTTCCTGCCAGCGTGCAGATCGCGGATATGAAGCTGCTGCGCTCTACGAGCAAACGCCTGGTGGTGGCCACCACCGACGGCCAGGAAGGAAAAGTGCACTATTTCGATCTTGACAACCTTGGTGATGTAACAGGCAATGCCGCCACGAACATCTTCACAGGGTTTGGCGAGATCGCACATCTCAGTTACAGGGATTGATAATGAAAAAAAACTTCAAAAAGGAAACCAATGA
This genomic stretch from Chitinophaga sp. XS-30 harbors:
- a CDS encoding PKD-like family lipoprotein, whose product is MLRHIFLCIGFVMLFTACQKDKQDYRFEKQNTVSVKTADSIFTVTQFETLKVETILTESVPSQDSYSYQWKAWQVGGDTVILSRDKDLDINIILQPGRYELEYKVTNNRTGIASFMIYRLTVNGGFYEGWLVSNSKNGKAQLSFIREDGELFLNPAELINNTTYPGKALGAFAAIDPYGSMALINFFTDQGVYRFNANDLVQNGITTDIFPEGKQFSSLPCYAISKAAIDQYIIADGGLHAGLGPLFFPAEVLKPFSDRFPGDYTLFPAIITSSQTATLFYDNKHKRFMQASYLDRELTVASGSDAAAFNMGNVGMTMLASDYGVRGAYSDEYYFVMQGADGRYILSLSSTTPGMNQKIGNSPDIEQATSFTTSSVAKHLYYAANNKIYLYDMLANSSRPVFSFPASVQIADMKLLRSTSKRLVVATTDGQEGKVHYFDLDNLGDVTGNAATNIFTGFGEIAHLSYRD
- a CDS encoding SDR family oxidoreductase gives rise to the protein MQKTIFITGASSGLGKAAAGLFQSKDWNVIATMRNPAKETELTALANVTVLPLDVTDAAQIRKTAGDILATRSVDVVLNNAGYGLIGPLEAFSDEQIQAQMQTNLFGVINITRAFLPGFRERGSGTFINITSSFGLLGYPTCSIYNAAKFGVDGFSEGLASELARFGIKVKVVAPGGMQTDFAGRSIQTGMHEAYQQLVAKVGEGYSAEQISRYTKAEDIARVIYDAATDERDQLRYIAGSDAIALYEDRLELTPEGQFKKIRSQFLF
- a CDS encoding helix-turn-helix transcriptional regulator; the protein is MPIIVNLDVMMAKRKMSLNELSEKVGLTLSNLSILKTGKAKAIRFSTLDAICKVLDCQPADILEYREELS
- a CDS encoding DUF4843 domain-containing protein, yielding MRYFIIACLAAFCCSCQKDGLIDYSGGDGIAFYVGEYEIDSVSYSFAFSPAPIDKDTIYLKMRVVGGATDYPRTIAVKAGPGTTARPDVDFILPQHTLPAGALTVDYPVIVMNTPEMADNEFRLVAEVTESKDFSPGAVGQEIGGSYNLSKILVKITNKLVEPTYWPDVESAFGPFSAAKFRFMIQVTGFTDFSYEALGTSGIYNLPVRLRNALQEYEAANGPLIDENGNHVTF
- a CDS encoding FecR domain-containing protein codes for the protein MTPAHLHILWDKYVANACTPEEENELMLWLSDPANEEEAKMLLTALYEQVSTREVPAAPLQPAAVLQAIRAGREPVVRRIPFLRRWGWAAAIAAVLVSLGGYFLLSTPAGNSTDLASADSVNIMPARGVTMLTLADGTQVPLDSFHNGMVAQQNGTSVVLSNGQLRYEEGAEGQQANSFNTITTPKGQQFQIALPDGSAVWLNAGSSIRFPTVFSGNERRVAVTGEAYFEIRQDAQHPFIATLRNGDEVVVLGTKFNINAYDNESHVYTTLLEGSVRVQAGNDRKVLQPGQQARSGSGDLKVLNVDAEKALAWKDGAFDFEDVPLAEAMRQIERWYDIDVVIEDGVPVDAPFYGQVSRKMSLNNLIRLFEKTDLTFRIENGNKLIISK
- a CDS encoding RNA polymerase sigma factor yields the protein MSKGDEQAFTQLFEYHKDNIYYYALAVTRSEFLAEEITQNVFIKIWQHRLTLPTVDSFPAWMKTVARNEAYNYLKRLAMEKVIVNRIAENIQDGDDSTSATLEWKEFHALVAKAIAQLPEQQRAVYKLSRGQDMSYQQIANALGISINTVKYHMKQALQGIRIYLDAHLLTLAITIYCM
- a CDS encoding DUF2975 domain-containing protein, which produces MEIKITSRQTLNVLLILSWIIFAGLCIEAGGFIANAIFAIANPAVVTRLWQQIDLSALFAYDHGHFFAVTLIMSIVAVMKAWLFFLIIRILHKKDLDMSQPFNKKVRIFIFQLSYVTLVIGLFSWYGVKYTRWMVEQGVSMPDTLYLRLGGADVWLFMAVVLFIIVQIFKRGIEIQSENELTI
- a CDS encoding RagB/SusD family nutrient uptake outer membrane protein, with the translated sequence MRNLFRYISFMLLAAALASCNKYLDVAPKSTLSEEELFLSEVGFQQALTGVYSQLASRALYGDNLTMGFMSALAQNYSVSGAGAPFLETRALNYASGEVIGYTNAIWSAAYSAIAGANKVILNTESKRNVLSDAGYATIRAEALGLRALLHFDMLRIFGQEYTAGAGKKAVPYKKTVDQNPVVPSVTEEVVSLALQDLAEAQDLLKDYDPILTGAVNRRIKMNYYALKALEARIRLYAGDMQSAFNAAEEVVSPAVFPLITFSRASAAPAFRDRLYLTEQVFCIRVRDMLNWVNNEYFRFYGNANMRLTRSNSNFQTLYETSTGGGTDFRYLYRIEQDGGSPFPSKYWQTYTASNTLDSNRLDQYVPAIRLSEMYYIMAESAATPAEGAAYLNVVRKGRGIAELAPGSITAAALQNEITKEYQKEFYAEGQLFFYYKRRKIARMQFMNTNVALSKYVLPIPDSELEFNPNYN
- a CDS encoding SusC/RagA family TonB-linked outer membrane protein yields the protein MKLSVVLLLAALFQVRAAVVAQNVTFNGQKVTIRKVLRDVQRQTGYFVFFSSKNIVQVAETREVSIQAKDMPLHDFLDKLLQGQGMNFGISDNTINITPAKLRQPAAQNADAPSLAISGRVTDMEGNPLDGVSVSIMGKPSGQMADRQGRFKMDNLQDGDLVVFSSVGYSPAGIRMRGTTPVFEQMSVQVNGRPEETEGNGKSSFAVNSDGTITVRLARLIQNIETVVVTGMFQRSVKNFTGASKTISGAEAKKVSANNIFAAISALDPSFRIVPNNVMGGSINQLPEIQMRGQNSFPNLSGELSNNPNAPLFILDGFEVSLQRIVDLDMNLINSITLLKDASATAIYGSRGANGVMVVTTITPKPGKIQVTFNNDFRFTTPDLSVYNLLNAQEKLDFEKRAGVYTSESAQTQHARDVLYNERYKATKSGVNTDWLSIPVQNGYSNRSSLYLQGGDQSIRYGIQVMADLQNGVMKGQDRRNYSGQFDLSYLMKKVQFKNSIRLFQNKANESPYGEFSEYVRLNPYWAPYDEKGNPQKLLEDVLIHRLNNTYSRIPSPLYDASLNSVNSSEYFGISNNFQVRYTPASNFYIESSFSLNKQSAGADQFFSAQDSRFDAITDLNQKGSYTVRDEDSHSYESLTTANYNLTTDKHQLFSTLGFNFSSSTNKYYSMVTQGFPYDRLDNLLFAAQYEANGRPAGDESTVRRLGVVFSGSYSYDNRFLLDVSARRDGSSQYGADKRYGTFWSTGVGWNLHNEDWFSTSDVVNRLKVRASYGTTGSLNIPAYSARSRYSFGVGTSYYGELGATLIGLGNDFLSWQNVYKANVGFDAVLFGDRLDLRVDLYRENTKNALTQITLAPSTGFSSFSENLGEIENTGIEFSARMKLIEDRSKGLLWSVNVNGFSNRNILKKLSNKLKASNDKLNAGNEAQLVPNVLFEEGQSINAIYVVPSLGVDPATGSEVFLKRNGEKTYQWDAADKVAYGVSIPKWNGNFGTNLLYKGFEMNLIFNYQFDGQLYNQTLIDRVESVDPSWNVDRRAYDLGWSGPGDHSKYTRIGVSTVPTKLTSRFVQDDNNLTLTSASFGYNFYRSAFIRRLGFRSLQVTAITNDLFRLSSIEIERGTSNPFSRTYSLSLRVGL